In Amblyraja radiata isolate CabotCenter1 chromosome 30, sAmbRad1.1.pri, whole genome shotgun sequence, a single window of DNA contains:
- the LOC116990027 gene encoding probable G-protein coupled receptor 139: protein MSRPILVQITAVFYPVLVAFGVPANLLTVAIVIRGRCGLSKCISRYLLSMALADLMVLIVNVTLEFIKSMYFPGSLLDITPVCSIIFYLGVVTIDCSVWFTVLFTFDRFIAICFQNFKAKYCTEKTATVIIASVCVISLALNVGFCFIFEPAKVIDNIPMFCVVKSTFYTSPLWAAYYWLRVALTPLVPFVLIALLNALTIRHITRASRVRRELRGSGKGESHSDSEMENRRKSIVLLLAISGSFILLWAVNVVHKTCISIAATTSYLRHITDTITIIRMTGNMLQSLSSCTNTVIYAVAQTKFRAEMVNLIKFPFDLMHTLIKLCVKK from the exons atgagtagACCAATCCTTGTACAAATTACGGCTGTTTTCTACCCTGTTCTCGTGGCGTTCGGGGTTCCAG CAAATTTACTGACGGTCGCGATTGTGATCCGGGGAAGGTGCGGACTCTCCAAATGCATCAGCCGCTACCTGTTGTCCATGGCACTCGCCGACCTCATGGTCCTGATCGTTAACGTCACTCTCGAATTCATTAAGTCCATGTACTTCCCAGGGTCACTCCTGGACATTACTCCAGTCTGCAGCATCATCTTCTACCTGGGTGTGGTGACCattgactgttctgtctggtttacTGTTCTCTTCACCTTCGATAGGTTTATCGCTATTTGTTTCCAGAATTTTAAAGCGAAATACTGTACCGAGAAAACCGCGACTGTGATTATAGCGTCAGTGTGTGTGATcagccttgcactgaacgttggtTTTTGCTTTATATTTGAACCGGCAAAAGTAATTGACAATATACCAATGTTCTGTGTTGTAAAATCCACCTTCTACACATCGCCTCTCTGGGCGGCTTATTACTGGCTGCGGGTAGCATTGACCCCGTTGGTTCCGTTTGTGTTGATcgcgctgctcaacgctctgaccatCAGACACATCACCCGGGCCAGCAGAGTCAGGAGGGAACTCCGGGGCAGCGGGAAGGGCGAGAGTCACAGTGACTCTGAGATGGAGAACCGAAGGAAATCCATCGTTTTACTGCTCGCCATCTCGGGCAGCTTCATCCTGTTGTGGGCGGTGAATGTGGTGCATAAAACCTGCATCAGTATCGCCGCTACTACTTCCTACCTGAGACACATCACCGACACCATCACAATCATTCGCATGACGGGAAACATGCTGCAGTCTTTGAGCTCCTGCACCAACACGGTGATTTACGCGGTGGCGCAGACCAAGTTCAGAGCTGAGATGGTGAACCTGATTAAATTTCCTTTTGATCTGATGCATACTCTAATTaaactctgtgtgaagaaataa